A window of Malania oleifera isolate guangnan ecotype guangnan chromosome 5, ASM2987363v1, whole genome shotgun sequence contains these coding sequences:
- the LOC131154851 gene encoding uncharacterized protein LOC131154851, translating into MDSLLASYGSSDEEGEEEQKQEELHSNSSKPPSKISGVSSNFSDSPKISSIFSSFPQPKSSVFSLPPPKSNVSRRQPSTNFPSSDPKNQEEEEGEGDEQQREDLSPASISTSNFRGQSSTDVSSGAKTSALFFSLPEPKSSSVFSAFPPPKSNIQALPILSTSEPYPKKVVQFKPPINPSFLKSRAVNDDDDDDNDDDDRDKERKRTKEFESSAQTSSVKSFLSSIPAPKNSAALGALPSMGSGRRSIVEADIPSSDSNSFRVESQVGVNFSVGNRDSHWIDVSSSAPSGVVSASSEIVTNGSDFSSGGSAVENYENHDSYGGFQGYGHYESNGPDDSLVTMEPDALGLAKNPVKVPGKRGRNEVPMEIVEVRQDELIKNRPREDQVKLTGIAFGPSYQPVSTKGKPSKLHKRKHQISSLYYDMKQKEMELAERRSKGFLTKAETQAKYGW; encoded by the exons ATGGATTCGCTGCTAGCAAGCTATGGCTCCTCGGACGAAGAAGGAGAGGAAGAGCAAAAACAGGAAGAGCTCCATAGTAATTCTTCAAAGCCACCCTCTAAAATTAGCGGAGTCTCCTCTAACTTCAGCGACAGCCCTAAAATCTCCTCCATCTTCTCCTCATTCCCACAACCCAAATCTTCTGTCTTCTCCCTTCCCCCTCCAAAATCCAACGTTTCGAGGCGACAACCCTCGACAAATTTCCCATCTTCAGATCCCAAAAACCaggaagaagaggaaggagaaggAGACGAGCAGCAACGGGAAGATTTAAGTCCTGCCTCCATATCCACTTCTAACTTTCGCGGACAATCTTCCACCGACGTTAGCAGTGGTGCTAAAACCTCCGCCTTGTTCTTTTCCCTTCCTGAACCCAAATCATCTTCTGTTTTCTCTGCTTTTCCTCCCCCAAAGTCAAATATTCAAGCCCTTCCAATCCTCTCTACATCTGAACCCTATCCTAAAAAGGTTGTTCAGTTCAAGCCTCCCATAAACCCATCGTTTTTAAAGTCTCGTGCTGTCAACGACGACGACGACGATGACAACGATGATGATGATAGGGACAAAGAAAGAAAACGGACCAAAGAATTTGAATCTTCGGCTCAAACATCTTCTGTGAAATCTTTCTTGTCCAGCATCCCTGCACCCAAGAACTCGGCAGCATTAGGTGCTCTCCCATCAATGGGTTCCGGTCGTAGGTCAATTGTGGAAGCGGATATACCCTCTTCAGATTCGAATAGTTTTAGGGTGGAGAGCCAAGTGGGTGTTAATTTCAGTGTAGGGAACCGTGATAGCCATTGGATTGATGTGTCATCTTCAGCTCCATCAGGAGTGGTTAGTGCTTCTTCAGAAATTGTAACAAATGGTAGTGACTTTTCTAGTGGGGGTTCAGCCGTTGAAAATTATGAGAATCATGATAGTTATGGTGGTTTCCAAGGTTATGGGCATTATGAGAGCAATGGGCCTGATGACTCGTTGGTTACCATGGAACCAGATGCTCTTGGGTTGGCTAAAAATCCTGTGAAAGTTCCTGGGAAGAGAGGGAGAAACGAAGTTCCTATGGAAATCGTTGAGGTCAGACAGGATGAATTGATAAAAAATCGACCAAGGGAGGATCAGGTCAAGCTAACTGGAATTGCTTTTGGTCCCTCTTACCAG CCTGTTTCAACAAAGGGGAAGCCCTCAAAGCTGCACAAGAGGAAGCATCAGATCAGTTCGTTATACTACGATATGAAACAGAAGGAGATGGAACTTGCAGAGCGGCGTTCAAAAGGCTTCCTCACTAAAGCTGAAACACAAGCCAAGTATGGATGGTGA